In the genome of Achromobacter sp. MFA1 R4, the window CACCGTGCGGATGAAGCTGAACGCCGATTCCAACAAGGCCATGACCGAGGTGATGGCCAAGGTCAACGAAGTCAAGTACCGGCTGCCGCAGGATGTCTACGACCCCGTCCTGGTCAAGTCCGCTGGCGAGGCGACCGCCGTCGCCTACGTGGGCTTTTCCAGCACCGACCTGTCGCTGGCCGCGCTGACCGATTACCTGTCGCGCGTGGTGCAGCCGCAGTTGTCGTCCATCGACGGCGTGGCCAGCGTCGAGCTGTACGGCGGCCAGAAGCTGGCAATGCGCGTATGGCTGGACCCCAACCGCATGGCGGCGCGCGGCATCTCCGCCGGGGAACTGGCCGAGGCGCTGCGCGAGAACAACGTGCAGGCGGCGCCGGGCCAGGCCAAGGGCCTGTACGTGGTGTCCAACATCCAGGTCAACACCGACCTGGTCAGTGTGGCCGAATTCCGCGACATGGTGGTCAAGCGCGAAGGCGACGCCATCGTCCGGCTGGGCGACGTGGCCACCGTGGAACTGGGCGCCGCCTCCACCGATTCCAGCGGTCTCATGGACGGCGAGCCCGCCGTGTATTTCGGCCTGAACGCCACGCCGGTCGGCAATCCGCTGGTCATCGTGAAGCGCCTGAACGAACTGCTGCCCAATATCAAGCAAAACCTGCCGCCGGGCACCAGCGTGCAGGTGCCGTTCGAGCTGGCGCGCTTCATCAGCGCGTCCATCGACGGGGTGACGCAAACGCTGCTCGAAGCCATCGTCATCGTGGTGGCGGTGATCTTCCTGTGCCTGGGATCCTTGCGCGCCGTGCTGATCCCGGTGGTGACCATCCCGCTGTCCATGCTGGGCGGCGCGGCCATCATGGCGCTCTTTGGCTTCAGCGTGAACCTGCTGACCCTGCTTGCCATGGTGCTGGCGATCGGGCTGGTGGTGGATGACGCCATCGTCGTGGTCGAGAACGTGCACCGCCACATCGAGGAGGGCAAGTCGCCCGTGCGCGCCGCGCTCATCGGCGCCCGCGAAGTGGCGGGCCCGGTGATCGCCATGACCATCACGCTCGCGGCGGTCTACGCCCCGATCGGGCTGATGGGCGGGCTGACCGGCTCGCTCTTCAAGGAGTTCGCGTTCACGCTGGCGGGGGCGGTGGTCGTGTCCGGCGTGATCGCGCTGACGCTGTCGCCGGTGATGAGCTCGTTCCTCCTGAACGGCCGGGTCGCCGACGGTTGGATGGCCCGCAAGGCGGAACACTTCTTCGGACGCCTGGGTGACGCCTACGGGCGCGTGCTGGACGTGTCGCTGCATCATCGCTGGGTCACCGGCGTGCTGGCGGTGGCGGTGCTGGCCAGCCTGCCATTCCTGTACAACGCCGCGCAGCAGGAACTGGCGCCGGTCGAGGACCAGTCCACGGTCCTTACCGCCATCAAGTCGCCGCAGCAGGCCAACATCGACTATGTCGAAAAATTCGGCAGGAAGTGGGACGACGTCATGAAGACGCTGCCCGAGCAAAAGGGGCGCTGGCTGATCAACGGCTCCGACGGCGTCTCCAACAGCATCGGCGGCGTGGACTTCGTGGACTGGCAGGACCGCACGCGCTCGGCCGACGAGATCCAGGCCGACATGCAATCCATGGCGAACCAGATCGAGGGCAGCAACATCTTCGCCTTCCAGTTGCCGTCGCTGCCGGGGTCCACCGGCGGGCTGCCGGTGCAGATGGTGCTGATGAGCGCCTCCGACTACGCCGTGGTCTACGAGGCCATGGAAGGCCTGAAGCGGGCCGCGCGCGAAAGCGGCCTGTTCATGGTGGTGGACAGCGACCTGGACTACAACAACCCCGTCGTGCAGTTGAAAGTGGACCGCGCCAAGGCCAACAGCCTGGGCGTCACCATGAAGGCCATCGGCGACACGCTGGCGGTGCTGGTGGGCGAGAACTACGTCAACCGCTTCGGCATGGACGGACGTTCCTATGACGTCATTCCGCAAAGTTCCCCCGAGCAGCGCATCTCGCCGCAGGCGCTGGCGCAGTACCACGTCAAGAGCGCCACGGGCGCGCAGGTGCCGCTGTCCAACCTGGTGTCGGTCTCGATGGGCGTGGAGCCCAACAAGCTCACGCAGTTCAACCAGTTGAACGCCGCGACGTTCCAGGCCATACCCATGCCGGGCGTCACCATGGGCGACGCCGTGCAGTTCCTGACGCAGCAGGCCCAGGCGCTGCCCGCGGGCTTCAGCTATGACTGGCAGTCCGATGCGCGCCAGTTCTCGCAGGAAGGCTCGGCCCTGATGATCACCTTCATCTTCGCCATCATCGTCATCTACCTGGTGCTGGCCGCCCAGTACGAGAGCCTGCGCGATCCGTTCATCATCCTGGTGAGCGTGCCCATGTCCATCTGCGGCGCGTTGATTCCCCTGGCGCTGGGCATGGCCACGGTGAACATCTACACGCAGATCGGCCTGGTGACGCTGATCGGGCTGATCAGCAAGCACGGGATCCTGATGGTGGAATTCGCCAATGAAATGCAGGTCAGCCATGGCCTGGACCGGCGCGCGGCGATGGAGCAGGCCGCACGCATCCGCCTGCGGCCCATCCTGATGACCACGGCCGCCATGGTCATGGGCCTGATCCCCTTGCTGTTCGCCACCGGCGCGGGCGCGAACAGCCGCTACAGCCTGGGCCTGGTCATCGTGGTGGGCCTGCTGGTGGGCACGCTCTTCACGCTGTTCGTGCTGCCCACCGTCTACACCGTTTTCGCCCGCGACCACCGGGCGGCCCACGACACGCCGCGCGCCCGCGAACTGGCGCAGGCCGACGCCGAGGACGGGCGCGCCACGGGCGCGGCCGCCTGGCACTGAGGAATCGATCATGGACACGCTTCATCTCTCCCCCCGGCTGCGCCGCGGCGCCATCGTGCTGCTGGCGGCCCTGGCCGCCGCCGGCTGCGCGGTCGGCCCCGATTACCGGCCGCCGCACCCGGCGCCCGTCGTTCTGGCCAGTCCGGAGCAGGCGCTGTTTCCCACCGACCAGCTCCAGCGCGACTGGTGGAAGCAATTGCAGGATCCGCAACTCGACCGCCTGATCGACCTGGCGCTGGCGCGCAACCACGACATCCGCATCGCGCAGGCGCGCCTTGCCGAATCGCGCGCGGCCCTGGACGAAAAGGAACTGGACAAGCTGCCCGTCGTGACGCTGGGCGGCGGCTACGAACGCAGCCTGTCGCAGGCCAACCCTGGCGCGGCCGGCGAGCGCAATCTGGCCGAGAGCTACCGCGCGGGCTTCGATGCTGCCTGGGAGCTGGACCTCTTTGGCAGGCTGCGCCGCGCCGCCGAGGGCGCCGCCGCCCGCAGCGAGGCGCAGGCCGCCGATCTGGCGCAGGCCCGCATCGTCGTCGCGGCCGAAGTGGCGCGCAACTACTTCGAGCTGCGCGGCGCCGAGCAGCGGCTGGCGGTGGCGCGCGCCAACCTGGTCAGCCAGCAGGACAGCCTGCGCGTGACCCAGGCCCTGGTGTCGGCCGGCCGCGGCGACGAGGGCGATCTGGCCAGCGCGCGGGCCGAACTGGAAACCGTGCAGGCCAGCGTGCCGGTGCAGGAGACGGCGCGGCGGCTGGCGCGCTACCGGATCGCGGTACTGGTGGGCCTGCGCCCCGTCGAACTGGGAGCGCTGGAAGCGGCCGGGCCGCTTGCGCCCCTGACGGCGCGGCTTCCCATCGGCGACGTGGGCACCTTGCTGTCGCGGCGCCCGGACGTGCTGGCCGCCGAACGCAATCTGGCCGCCGCGAACGCCGACGTGGGCGTCGCGACGGCCGACCTCTACCCGCGCATCGACCTGGGCGGCTTCCTGGGCTTTGTCGCGCTGCGCGGGGCGGACTTCGGTTCGGCGGCCAGCCGCGGATTCAGCGTGGCGGCCAGCGCCAACTGGCCAGCCTTCCATCTGCCGACGGCCTTCGCCCGCAAGCGCGGGGCCGAGGCGCGTCTGGACGGCGAGGCGGCGCGCTACGAACAGACGGTGCTGCGGGCGGTGCAGGAAGTGGAATCCGCGCTGGCGGAGTTCGGCCAGACGCAGCAGCGCCTGGGCAGCCTGGCGCAGGCCGCCGCGCACAGCGGGCGGGCCGCCGAACTGGCGCGGCTGCGCTACCGCGAGGGCAGCGCCCCGTATTTGACCGTCCTGGACGCGCAGCGTACGCTTTTGCGCGCCCAGGACGCCGTGGCCGTCGCCGAGACCGAGTCCTATACGCGCCTGGTCGCGCTGGTCAAGGCGCTGGGCGGCGGCTGGCAGGCGCCGCAGCCGGCGTCGGCGGTATCGGCGCCATCGCCGGCATCGGGGACGGGGGCCGGCCCCGGCTGACCCAGGTCCGCCGTCCGTGGCACCATAGGCACTTCTTCCGGAGCATCGAACCCCCTCATGTCTGACAGCCTGTCCCACCCGGCCGCCGCGATGCCGCACCAGCCCGCGGACCGCGTGCTCATGACCCTGAAGACGCGCGGGCCGCAATCCATCGCGGTCATCGCGCGGGCGATGGACGTGACGGCCGAGGCGGTGCGCCAGCAGATGACGCGGCTGCACGCGGACGGGCTGGTCGACGCCGAAAGCCGCAGCGCGGGCCGCGGCCGGCCCACCCAGATCTGGTTCCTGACCGAGGCCGGCCACGGCCGCTTCCCGGACACCCATGCCGAAATGACGGTGCAGATGATCGCCGCCGTGCGCCAGGTGTTCGGCGAGGAAGGCATCGACAAGCTCGTGCAGGTGCGCGAAAGCGCCATGTTCAGCAGCTACCGCCAGGCGATGCAGGACGCGCCCGGCCTGAAGGCGCGGCTCGAGCGCCTGGTCGGCGTGCGGTGCGCGGAAGGCTACATGGCCGAACTGCGCCAGGACGGCGCCGATTTCATCTTCATCGAAAACCATTGCCCCATCTGTTCGGCCGCCAAGGCCTGTATGGGCTTTTGCCGCAGCGAGCTGGAGCTGTTTCGCAAGGTGCTGGGCGAGGGCGTGCGGGTCGAGCGCGAAGAGCACATCCTGGCGGGGGCGCGGCGCTGCGCCTACCGCGTCAGCGAACGGCCATGACCCTCAAGCAGCTCGAAGCCTTCTACTGGGCCGCCACCTGCGCCAGTTTTGCCGTGGCTGCTGAACGGCTGCATCTGTCGGTGTCCTCGCTCTCCAAACGGCTCACCGAACTGGAAGACGCGCTGGGCCAGCCGCTGTTCGACCGCAGCGGCCACAAGGCCGTACTCACCGACGCGGGCCAGCGGCTGGTGCCGCAGGCCCGCAGCCTGCTGGCCGCCGCCGACCAGCTCCGCGCCTCCATGGCCGAGACGCCGGGCCTGCGCGGCCGGTGCCGTTTCGGCGTGGGCGAACTGACCGCGCTGACCTGGCTGCCGCGCCTCATCGGCGCCGTGCGCGCCGCCTATCCGGAGCTGGTGCTGGAACCCTATGTCGACATCGGGCAGGTGCTGGAGCAGCGCGTGGCGGACGGCGAACTGGACTTCGCCGTGATCGCCGGGCGCTCGTCCCGGGCGGGCATCGCTTCGTCGCCCATCGGCGAGGCGCGCTTTTCCTGGGCGGCGGCGCCCTCGGTGCTGCAACCCGGCGACACCCGCATGACGATGGCCTTGCTGGCCCGGCTGCCGCTCGTGACCTTGCCGGAAGGCGCGGGCACCACGCGCATCATCGACGACTGGCTGGGCGGACGAGAAGCCGCGGGCGAGCGCCTCTGCTGCAACAACTGGGGCGCCATCGTCGGCCTGCTGATCGAAGGGACCGGCGTGGGGCTGCTGCCCAGCCATTGGGCCGACACGCTGCAGGCCGAAGGCAGCCTGCGCGTCCTGCACGGCGAGCCCGAGCTGGCCGCCTTGCCCTACGCGTTCCAATACCGGCGCGACGACGCCCGGCCGCTGGTCGCCATGCTGCGCGGCACGGTCGCCGCCTCCGCCGATTTTTCGGCCCCCTGCCGGATCCCCTGAATCCGGGCGTCCGCAAGGCGGCCGCCACGGGCGTATAGTGGGCGGCGCGCCCACGCCGGTCTATACAATCGCCGCGCGCCTGGCGCAGAATCCAACAACAACGTGCGCAGCGGGGGATGGACCCGGCGACGCGGCACGACCCCGGGGTCTGTCCTTCCCGCCAGGCGGTGCGCCGGCGCACGAAGCGGCAGCCCTGTCGGAACCGATGGAGATCATTCATGCGTAAACTCTGCCTCGCCATGGCCATGGCGGGAATGCTGGCCACCGGATTGGCGCAGGCCCAGTCCACCTTGCGTATCGGGCTGCAGGACGACCCGGACGTGCTGGATCCGGCCCGCGCCCGCACGTTTGTCGGCCGCATCGTGTTCGCGTCGCTGTGCGACAAGCTGGTCGACATCACCCCCGACCTGAAGTTCGTGCCCCAGCTCGCGCAGTCCTGGACCGTCGGCCCGGACAAAAAGACGCTGACCTTCAAGCTGCGCACGGATGCCGTCTTCCATGACGGCACGCCCGTCAACGCCGCCGCCGTCAAGGCCAACCTGGACCGTGCCCGCACGCTGCCGGACAGCAACCGCAAGAGCGAGCTGGCCACCGTCGCCAGCGTGGACGCGCCGGATGACCAGACCGTGGTGCTGAACCTGTCGGAGCCGGACGCTTCCCTGCTGTCCCAACTGTCCGACCGCGCCGGCATGATGATTTCGCCCGACAGCTTCGACAAGGATCCCGGCGGCAAGCCCGTGTGCTCGGGTCCGTACCAGTTCAAGGAGCGCGTGCAGAACGACCGCATCGTGCTCGAGAAATTCCCCAAGTACTGGGACGCGGCCAATTACCACTTTGACCGCCTCGTCTACACGCCGATTCCGGACAACACCGTGCGCCTGAACAACCTGCGCGCGGGCGACCTGGACATCATCGAGCGCGTGGCGCCCAGCGACACCAAGGCCGTCAAGGACGATCCCAGCCTGCGTCTGGCGCCGGTGACCGGCCTGGGCTTCCAGTCCATCTCGGTGAACATCGCCAACGGCGCGCGCGCCGACCATCCGCTCGCCAAGGACAAGCGCGTCCGCCAGGCGCTGGATCTGGCCATCGACCGCGACGTGCTGAACCAGGTGATCGGCGAAGGCATGTTCCAGCCGGCGTACCAGCCGTTTCCGCCGGCCAGCTTCGCCTACAACAAGTCGTTCGACCGCGCGGGCCGCGATCCCAAAAAGGCGCAGGCCCTGCTGAAGGAAGCCGGCTACGACCGCGTCAAGGTCGAGATCACCTTCGGCAACAACACCACGATGCAGCAGGTCTTTGAACTGGTGCAGGCCATGGGCGCCGAAGCGGGCTTCGACATCACCCTGCGTCCCGTCGAATTCGCCTCGCTGCAATCCTCGCTGGCGCGCGGCGACTTCCAGGTCGGCCAGAACGGCTGGTCCGGCCGCGTCGATCCCAGCGGCAATATCCACCAATACCTGAGCTGCAAGGGCAACCTGAACGACGGCAAGTTCTGCGACGCCGGCATCGACAAGCTGCTCAACGACGCCCGCGCCGAGGCCGACACCGCCAAGCGCCGCGCCATGTACGACCAGGTGCTGACCGCGATGCAGGACCAGCGTCCCATCATCTATCTGTTCTACCTGCCCTGGACGTTCGGCGTGCAGAGCAAGGTGGAAGGGTTTGTGCCCTATCCCGACGGCCTGATCCGCCTCAAGGGCGTATCCAGGAAGTAAAGCCCCAGGCCCGCAGATGCGGGCCTCTTCACGCGCGGCGCACATTGCAGGTGTCTGACACCCACCCGCCCACAACAGGACCCACCATGTTTACGACTCGCCCGGAAATCCTCGGCACCTTCGGTGTCGTGACGTCCACCCATTGGCTGGCCAGCTCGGCCGGCATGTCGCTGCTGGAGCGCGGCGGCAATGCGTTCGATGCCTGCGTCGCCTCGGCGTTCGTGCTGCAGGTCGTCGAACCCCACCTCGTGGGGCCGGCCGGCGAAGTGCCGGCCGTCTTCTATTCCGCGCGCACCCGCAAGGTCGAGGTGCTGTGCGGGCAGGGCACGACGCCCGCCGCCGCCACGCTCGAGCGCTACCGCGCCGAAGGCCTCAAGCTCATTCCCGGCAACGGCCTGCTGGCCACCGTGATCCCGGGCGCCTTCGACGCCTGGATGCTGCTGCTGCGCGACCACGGCACGATGCGCGTGCGCGACGTGCTAGAACCCGCCATCTACTATGCCGAGCACGGCCACGCCCTGATGCCGCGCATCTCCAACACCATCGCCGGCCTGAAGGACTTCTTCCAGACGCACTGGCCCACGACCGCCCAGGTGTACGTGCCGGGCGGCCAGGTGCCGCAGGCCCGCAAGCTGTTCCGCAACCCGGCGCTCGCCCGCACCTGGACCCGCGTGCTGCAAGCGGCCGAAGCGGCCGGCGCCGACCGTGAACGCCAGATCGAGGCCGCGCGCGACGCGTTCTACCGCGGCTTCATCGCCGAAGAAATCGACCGTTTCGCCCGCAACACCGACGTCATGGACGAAAGCGGCACGACCCACCGCGGCGTCATCACGGCCGACGACCTGGCCGGCTGGTCCGCCAGCTACGACACGCCGCTCACCTACGACTACCACGGCTACACGGTCGCCAAGGCGGGCGCCTGGAGCCAGGGCCCCGTGTTCCTGCAGACGCTGGCCATCCTGAAGGATATGGACCTGGCTGGCGTCAGCCCCACCAGCGCCGAGTTCATCCACCGCGTCACCGAGGCCATGAAGCTCGCCTTTGCGGACCGCGAAGCCTATTACGGCGATCCGGCCTTCATCGACGTGCCGCTGGACCATCTGCTTTCGGATGCCTACAGCGCCGAACGCCGCAAGCTGATCGGCGAGACCGCATCGCGCGACCTGCTGCCGGGCCGGGTGCCCGGCTTCGAGGCCCAGGTGGCCCGCGTCATGGACACGCTCGAACGCCTGTCGCCCGTGACCGCGCCGGGCAGCGCTACGAACGAGCCGACGCTCGCCGACATGCGCGCCTCGGCCAAGCGCGGCGACACCACGCATGTGGACGTCATCGACCGTTGGGGCAACATGATCTCGGCGACGCCTTCGGGCGGCTGGTTCCAGTCCTCGCCCGTCATTCCGGCGCTTGGGTTCGGCCTGAACACCCGCGCCCAGATGTTCTGGCTGGAAGAGGGCTTGCCGGGCACGCTGGCGCCGGGCAAGCGTCCGCGCACCACGCTGACCCCGTCGCTGGCGCTGCGCGACGGCGTGCCTTACCTGGCGTTCGGCACGCCGGGCGGCGACCAGCAGGAGCAGTGGCAGTTGCTGTTCTTCCTGCGTCACGTGCACCATGGCCTGAACCTGCAGGAAGCCATCGACCTGCCCATGTCGCACACCATGCATTTCCCCACGTCCTTCTATCCCCGTGACCGCAAGCCGGGGCACCTGGCGCTGGAGGCCAGCTTCGGCGCCGAGGTGATCGAGGCGCTGCGCCGCCGCGGGCACCAGATCGAGGAAGTGCCGGAATGGTCGGTGGGACGGCTGACCGCGGCCTCGCGCGATCCCGACGGCCTGCTGCACGCGGCGGCCACGCCGCGCCTGATGCAGGCCTACGCGGTCGGGCGCTGAAGCGGCGGTTCTCGACGGCTGACGGCGGCTCACGAAGGCCCACGTCGGCCCATGGCGGCGCCCGGCGATTCATCGGGACTTGAGGCGTCTTGTAGTGTCTTGTGGCGTTTTGTGGCGTCTTTCCGGATCTTTTGGGATCTTTTGGCGTCTTGCGGCGGCTTACCCGCATAGGGTATGTTTGTGGAATGACGCCATCCGAGCAGAGCCTGGCTACAGCGGCTCGACCCCTCACGGGAACAGAACCTCTTTTCATCGTCCTCAACACCGGATCGGGGCGCGGCGACGCGCAGGTCCTGCAGGACACCATCCGGCGCATCCTCGACGAGGCCGGGCGGCGATACGACCTGATGTCGGTGGACGATCCGTCGCGCCTGACTGACGTCGCGCGGCAGGCGGTCAAACGCGCGCAGGACGAGCAGGGCGTCGTCATCGCCGCGGGCGGCGACGGCACGCTCAACGCCGTCGCGGCCACGGTCCTGGGGCAGGGCGTGCCCTTCGGCATCCTGCCGCAGGGCACCTTCAACTATTTCGGCCGCACCTACGGCATCTCGCAAGAGACCGAAGTCGCCCTGCGCGGCTTTCTGAAAGGCCGCATCCAGCCGGTGCAGGTCGGCCTGCTCAACGGCCGGCCGTTCCTCGTCAACGCCAGCCTCGGCCTGTATCCGCAACTGCTCGAAGACCGCGAAGCCTACAAGCAACGCTACGGCCGCAGGCGCTGGGTCGCCCTGTGGTCGGGCCTGGTCACGCTGATGCGCGAACCGCGCCAGCTCAGCCTGCAGCTCGAGTTCGAGGGCAAGGCGCGCAGCCTGCGGTCGCCAACGCTCGTGGTGGGCAACAACAAGCTGCAGCTCGAGCACGTCGGCATCGACAACGAAGAGCTCGACCGCAATCGGCTGGTCGCCATGGCCGCGCGCCCCGTGGGCACGCTTGCCCTGTACGGCCTGTTGCTGCGCGGCCTGCTCAGCCGGCTGGGCGAGGCCGAGCATGTCATCAGTTTCGCCTTCGACACAATGACGGTGCGCGTGCGCGGCCGCCGGCGGGTCAAGGTCGCGATGGACGGCGAGATCTCCTGGATGGACACGCCGCTCGAATTCAAGGTGGCGGACGATCGCCTGCCCCTGGTGGTGCCGACGGACGCCGAGTACCTGGACCGCTCATGACGCGGATCCTGCATCTGTCAGACACGCATTTCGGCACTGAGCGCAAGGCGGTCGTCGAGGCCGTGCTGGACGTGGCCCGGCAGGTGTCGCCGGACCTGGTCGTGCTGAGCGGCGACATTACCCAGCGCGCCCGACGCGCCCAGTTCGCCGCCGCGCGCCGATTCATCGAACGCCTGTCACTGCCCGTGCTGGCGGTGCCCGGCAATCATGACATCCCGCTGTTCAACGTCTTCGCGCGGGTGCTCAACCCCTACGGCAATTACAAGCGCGCGCTGGGCCCGATCCTCGAACCCGTGTTCGAAAGCCCCGGCGTGCTGGCCATCGGCGTGAACACCACGCGGCCCAGGCGCCACAAGGACGGCGAAATCTCCGACGCCCAGATCGCCCGCGTCGCCCAGCGGCTGCGCCAGGCCCGTCCCGGGCAGTTGCGCATCGTCGTGGCGCACCATCCCGTGCGGGCCAAGGTGGAATCGGACCTGTCCAATCTCCTGATCGGCCGCGAGCGCGCGCTCGCCGCGTGGGCGCAGGCCGGTGTCGACCTCGTGCTGGGCGGTCACATACACTTGCCCTACGTGTTGCCGCTGACGGCATCGTCGGGGCCGGCGGGCTGGATCGTCCAGGCCGGCACTGCCTGTTCGCAGCGTGTCCGGGGCAGCGTGCCCAATTCGGTGGGCCTGATCACCCGGTCGGTCGAAGACGGCCAGCAGGTCTGCCACGTCGAGCGGTGGGACTATGCGGCCGGCGCAAGCGCCTTCGCACCTGTCGACAAAACGCTGGTCACGCTGGTGCAGTAAGCGCGCACTTCGCGCATTTTTTCAATTTGATGGCGTACTCATGACCGATGTCTATGCGGCATGGGCCGCGGCCCATGCCCTCCAATTGTTTGTCGCGCTGCCGCTCGTGGCCGGCGCCGCGTCGCTGCTGTTCATGCGCTGGCACGGCCGGCTGTCCGCCGGCGGCCGCACCGCGCTCTTCGCCGCCACGGCCCTGGCAGCGTTCGGGACGTTTCTGGCGTTGGCCGTGGCCGTCGACAGCCGCGGGACGATCGTCGCCTTCGACAGCGCGCTGGCCGACGCGCTGAGCATGTCCATGTCCACGTCGATGCTGTGGCTGCTGTCCTGGATCACCTATCTGGGCGACCGCAACCTGCTCACGGTGTTCAGCGTGCTGATGACGCTGGGCCTGCTCTGGCGCGGGATGTGGCAGCTTGCGCTCTTTTGCGCCATCACAACCGGCCTGGGCGGGGCGCTCAACTGGCTGCTCAAGCACACCTTCGAACGCGTTCGGCCGGAACACGACCACGGCTACGCGATGGCAAGCGGCTGGAGTTTCCCCAGCGGTCATTCCTCGGCCGCCATGGCCGTGTACGGGACGGCCTGCTACCTGATGTGGCGCCTGGCTCCGCCCGCCTGGCGCATGCCCTGCGTGGCCGGCATGACCGCGCTCATCGTGGCGATCGGCCTGAGCCGCATCCTGCTGCAGGTGCATTTTGCGAGCGATGTGGTCGCCGGGCTGGCGGTGAGCCTGGGGTGGCTGGTGCTATGCGTGGCGGCCTGCGAACGGCTGCACATGTCAGGGGCGGCGGTTCAGCGCGTCCAGTAGGCACGACCCGGCCCGGTCGACGCCATCGGTCGGCAACGGCGCGCACGTGTAGCGCCCGCCCGCGCGGGCGATGGCCCGGTCGAGTTGCCGCATCCGGTCGTCGGGCGGCGGGTCCAGATCGATGATCAGCTTGCCAGCGATGGGCGCCGTCACCTGGCCGTCGCTGAACCGCTCCAGGGTGCGGTCGATCTCGCGCTCCCGGGGCAGGGCCAGCACGATGGTGTCCGACTCCGCCAGCGCCTCGCGCGCCGACGTCGCCAGCGTTGCGTTGCCGCGGAACGCCTCGCAGCGCGCCGCTTCGACATCGTAGAGCGTCAACGCAATGTCGGGATCGGCGGCCAGCAACTGCCGCGCCGCCCGCGTGCCGATGCTGCCCATGCCGACGATGCTGACGCGCCGGCTCATGGCTTGGGCACCGACCACGTGCTCACGATATGGGCAAGCGGCTCATCCGAGCCATCGCCCGTCAGCACGACTTCCCCCGCGGACAGCCGGCCCACCTTCAGCAGGCGGGCATGGGCATGGATGGCGC includes:
- a CDS encoding diacylglycerol kinase family protein, which gives rise to MTPSEQSLATAARPLTGTEPLFIVLNTGSGRGDAQVLQDTIRRILDEAGRRYDLMSVDDPSRLTDVARQAVKRAQDEQGVVIAAGGDGTLNAVAATVLGQGVPFGILPQGTFNYFGRTYGISQETEVALRGFLKGRIQPVQVGLLNGRPFLVNASLGLYPQLLEDREAYKQRYGRRRWVALWSGLVTLMREPRQLSLQLEFEGKARSLRSPTLVVGNNKLQLEHVGIDNEELDRNRLVAMAARPVGTLALYGLLLRGLLSRLGEAEHVISFAFDTMTVRVRGRRRVKVAMDGEISWMDTPLEFKVADDRLPLVVPTDAEYLDRS
- a CDS encoding phosphatase PAP2 family protein, with the translated sequence MTDVYAAWAAAHALQLFVALPLVAGAASLLFMRWHGRLSAGGRTALFAATALAAFGTFLALAVAVDSRGTIVAFDSALADALSMSMSTSMLWLLSWITYLGDRNLLTVFSVLMTLGLLWRGMWQLALFCAITTGLGGALNWLLKHTFERVRPEHDHGYAMASGWSFPSGHSSAAMAVYGTACYLMWRLAPPAWRMPCVAGMTALIVAIGLSRILLQVHFASDVVAGLAVSLGWLVLCVAACERLHMSGAAVQRVQ
- a CDS encoding gamma-glutamyltransferase family protein, translating into MFTTRPEILGTFGVVTSTHWLASSAGMSLLERGGNAFDACVASAFVLQVVEPHLVGPAGEVPAVFYSARTRKVEVLCGQGTTPAAATLERYRAEGLKLIPGNGLLATVIPGAFDAWMLLLRDHGTMRVRDVLEPAIYYAEHGHALMPRISNTIAGLKDFFQTHWPTTAQVYVPGGQVPQARKLFRNPALARTWTRVLQAAEAAGADRERQIEAARDAFYRGFIAEEIDRFARNTDVMDESGTTHRGVITADDLAGWSASYDTPLTYDYHGYTVAKAGAWSQGPVFLQTLAILKDMDLAGVSPTSAEFIHRVTEAMKLAFADREAYYGDPAFIDVPLDHLLSDAYSAERRKLIGETASRDLLPGRVPGFEAQVARVMDTLERLSPVTAPGSATNEPTLADMRASAKRGDTTHVDVIDRWGNMISATPSGGWFQSSPVIPALGFGLNTRAQMFWLEEGLPGTLAPGKRPRTTLTPSLALRDGVPYLAFGTPGGDQQEQWQLLFFLRHVHHGLNLQEAIDLPMSHTMHFPTSFYPRDRKPGHLALEASFGAEVIEALRRRGHQIEEVPEWSVGRLTAASRDPDGLLHAAATPRLMQAYAVGR
- a CDS encoding metallophosphoesterase, with protein sequence MTRILHLSDTHFGTERKAVVEAVLDVARQVSPDLVVLSGDITQRARRAQFAAARRFIERLSLPVLAVPGNHDIPLFNVFARVLNPYGNYKRALGPILEPVFESPGVLAIGVNTTRPRRHKDGEISDAQIARVAQRLRQARPGQLRIVVAHHPVRAKVESDLSNLLIGRERALAAWAQAGVDLVLGGHIHLPYVLPLTASSGPAGWIVQAGTACSQRVRGSVPNSVGLITRSVEDGQQVCHVERWDYAAGASAFAPVDKTLVTLVQ
- a CDS encoding NAD(P)-binding domain-containing protein produces the protein MSRRVSIVGMGSIGTRAARQLLAADPDIALTLYDVEAARCEAFRGNATLATSAREALAESDTIVLALPREREIDRTLERFSDGQVTAPIAGKLIIDLDPPPDDRMRQLDRAIARAGGRYTCAPLPTDGVDRAGSCLLDALNRRP